CTCATCTAAATGCTGTTTCTCTATATCCGAAATCCGAACGGAAAGACTTTTCATGTATTGCAGTGTTATCCATATTTGCAGTACGATGAGAGCATACGAACCGCTTACCAATACCGACTACGATTGACTCCGCAGCAGCAAGCCACGATTGACGAGTGGATTGAACTGTGTCGTCGTCAATATAACTATCGGTTGGCAGAACGCTTCCATTGGTATGAGCAAAATCGCTGTGACATCAACGCTTGTCCGCTAGTCTGCCACTTACCAGAATTGAAAGATCGCCCTGATTTCTATTCACAGAAACGGGATTTGCGCCATTCAAAGACCTTGTTCCCTGAATACAAGGATTTGCCCTCTCACACCTTGCAAGATGTGATTGCGAGAGTAGAAAAGGCTTTTGAGCGTTGGTTAAGCGGTGACAGGAACGGCAAGCGCAGCGGCAAGCCACGATTCAAAGGTCAGGGGCGCTATCGCTCAATTACGTTTCCTGACCCAGTCAAACCAGAGCACATCAACGGACGGTTCATCCAGCTTCCGAAGATTGGCAAATTGAAAATGATTCTGCACCGTCCCATCCCTGACGGGTTCAAGATTAAGACGGCGACAATCCTCAGGAAGGTAGACGGCTATTACATCACGCTGTCATTGCAAGATGACGCTGTGCCCGTGCTCACTGCCGATGCCCCCAATCTCAAGAACACGATTGGGATTGATATGGGTTTGAAAGCGTTTTGGGTGGATGATTCGGGAAAAGAAGAGCCAATTCCTCAATATTACCGACAAGCAGAGAAGAAGTTGAAGCGGTTGCAGCGTTCTCTCTCCCGCAAAAAGAAAGGTTCTAATCGTCGCAAAAAAGCGATTAAACGGCTTGCTAAAGCTCACCTAAAAGTCTCGAATCAACGTAAAGATTTTCACTACAAAACTGCCAAGAAGCTCTTATCTCAGGGGAAGCATATTGCCCATGAAAAGTTGAATGTTAAAGGCATTGCCAGAACACGCATGGCAAAGTCTACTCATGATGCTGGGTGGGGTCAATTCCTGCGAATTCTCTCAGTCAAAGCTGCAAATGCTGGGTTGATGACGATGGCTGTGAATCCCAACGGTACAACTCAGAATTGCTCTGGTTGTGGTCAGAAGGTTGCAAAAGAAATCCATGATAGGTGGCATTCCTGCCCTCATTGTGGGCTGGAACTAGACCGTGACCACAATGCGGCAATCAATATCAAGTATTTGGCGGTGGGGCATCCCGTCAATGACCCTCCGGGTCGTCCGGAGGACGATGACCCTCCGGGTCGTCCAGAGGACGATGACCCTCCGGGTCGTCCGGAGGACGATAAAGCTCAGGAAACGCCCGTTGCAGTAGCAGGGGTCACTGAGAAGCCCGCGCTCTATCCGTAGGATGTTCGCGTAGCGTACCGTAGGTATAGCGTCGGGAGTATGTCACCTGGGTATCACTGAATGATCCTGTCAAGCTAGGATTCAATAGCTGAGCAGGACAGAGTTCTGGGAGTCACTATCCGTGAACGATCATTCCCGTCCCCCCTCCTCCGGTCAGGGATCCTGGCAAGACTACCTGCGGCGGGTTTACCAAGGAGCCGCCCAGATGGGATCCCAGGTGGCAGTGCTGGTGGTCTCGGCTTTGCGCGGCCCGAAGGGTCACTGGGGGGTTTTGGCGCTTTCGGGGTTGGCCTTGGTGGGGTTGGCTTTTTGGCATTGGCGGCTGAGTCTTTCTCTGCTAGTGGGCTCGTTGGTGATGTTGGGCCTTTATGCGTTGCGCAGTCGGGATCTGATCCAGCGCTGGCAAGACCTTCGGGCTTGGTTTCGTCGCGGAGATCGCTCCCTGTTGGTAGCCATTGGTTCTGGGGCTGCTGCTACCCTCGGCACCTATACCCTCGTTTCGATTTGGGCAGAATCCAATCAACGTTGGCTGGCCACGGGCGCTATTTTGCAAGGACTGGCCACTTTGGGGTTGCTGTCGGTGCTGTTTTGGGAGTGGCTGAATCGCCGCCAGGAGCAGCAACGGTCTCAATTCGAGCGGGATCTGAGCGATATTGCCTCTCCCGATTCATTTAAGCGACTGGTGGGCATTCGTCGGTTGCAGAGTTTGATGCCCCAGTTGGATGCTGAGCAAACCCGTTTGGCGGTGGACTATCTACGTTTGGCCCTCGATCAAGAAACGGTAGCCATTGTGCGGGAAGCCCTGTTGGAAGCCCTACAAGGATGGGGGATCCTGCGCCGCCTCAACGATCTGAGTGAATTGAGTCGCTCTGAAGCCTCTGGGGATCCCTCCTTGCATCGCAACCCTTGAGGGAGCCGATTTGGCCAGCCTGTTAGAGTCACTACCCCAGCGATGTTACCTGCCGCTCCACCTCCCAACCTGGCCCTGACCCTCGGGGATCCCCTTGGCATTGGCCCGGAAATTATCCTCAAGGCGCTGGCGGAGCCTGAGGTGCAAGCCTGTGGGCAAGTGACCGTGGTGGGCAATCGACAGGTGTTGGAAGCCACCTACCAAGCTCTGAAACAGAGAACCTCCACCCCTCTGGCCGATCCGGCTCATCTTGCCATCTGGGAATGTGACACGGATTTTCGGCTTCGGCCCTCTGATCTGGGCCGGGGCAATCCTGACAGTGGCGCTGCCAGTTTTGTCTATCTCAAAACCGCGATTGAACAAACTCTGCTGGGACGTTTTCAAGCGATCGTCACCGCTCCGATTGCCAAATACCTCTGGCATCAAGCGGGCTACCCTTTCCCTGGTCAAACGGAAGTTTTGGCGCAACTCAGCCACTCTGAGCACTACGGCATGTTGTTTGTGGCCCGTTCCCCCTTCAGCCACTGGCAACTGCGGGTTCTATTGGCAACCACCCACATTCCTCTGCGCAAAGTTCCAGAGATGCTCACCCCAGACCTGCTGCAGGCCAAGTTGGACTTGCTGGCGGGATCCCTGCACCAGACCTTTGGCATTGTGGATCCGGTGATAGCGGTTGCCGGACTGAATCCCCATGCGGGCGAACAGGGTCAACTGGGAGAGGAAGAGCAGCAATGGTTGACCCCCTTGCTCCAGGCTTACCCCAAAGCACGCACCTGGGGGCCGCTCCCACCGGATACGATGTGGCTGGCTCCCGCTCAGGCTTGGTATGGGCCGGGATCCACTGCTGTTGCTGATGCTTATGTGGCCCTCTACCATGACCAAGGGTTGATCCCCATCAAGATGCTGGCTTTTGACCGGGCGGTTAACATGACGATTGGCCTGCCTTTTATTCGGACCTCCCCCGACCATGGCACCGCTTTTGATATTGCTGGGAAAGGGGTTGCCCGTGCCGATAGCCTGAAACAAGCAATTGAATTGGCGGCAGAACTATCGGGTTTCCAATTGATGGGATCCTCTGATGAATAGGGACAAGAATATCTACTTGCGGTCATTAGCAACAGTGCCCCCAATTAAATTAGCTACAGCTTGTTCTCTGGCCTTGCCAAGCGCACTGGTATCGGTGGCAAAAAAAGAATCGTCTATGTCTGGCTCTTCTCCCTCTGTAGCCGGTAAGGATCCCACAGGGGGTGCTGGTAGTACAGTCGTCCCCGGCAAGGTGGGAAGTGCTTCTAGCAAAGGAAATCCAGGTAGAGGAGGAACCAAAGGCGGGATGGGACGGGCCACAGGGATCCCGTTTTGGAATTCATCAGTGAGTTCATACCCTGGCAAGGGCAGAAACAAAGGCTCATCCGGCGGAACCGCCAAGCGGGTAGTGATTAGCCCCACATTCAGCTCCACCCCCTGCCGAGCTGCCTGCACATTCAGTTCCCGAATCGAATCGGTGTAGATATACACTACCGTCACCCCTGCTGCCGCCAGCGCTACCAACCCTACTCCTGGCAAAAGGAGCAGCAACAGGGGTACAAACTTCGCTGAAATAGCAACCACTGCTCCAGAGGCCAGCAAAAGGTCAATTTCACTTGCAGGTAGAGCTGGAATGTCAACCCCTGCAACCACAACGGAGGTTGGAACCTCTGGAAGCGGCACCACCACCTCATTCAAATTGGGTTCTGGCGGAGCTGGAGGAGGAACCGGCGGGGCAGGCGCAGCTGGAGGAGGAACCGGCGGGGCAGGCGGAGGTACCGCGGGGGCACAATCGAACCCCCACTACCACCTGACGGGATCCCGCCTTGGGGTGGGCGGCGGTCGGGGTCACTATTGCTGCCCGACTCCGGTTCTCGGAGCGGCCCCCCTTGCGTAGTACTGATCCCCACATCAAAGGTGAGGCGCTCTTGGGAAATTGCAACTTGGGAATCTGAACTGGCAGGGAGGTGAACCAAACTCGGCCCCAAGCTCTCGGAAGCTTTACCACAACTAGCCAAAACCGCACCCAAAGCCGCGATCAAAAGCTTGGAGCGCATCTGTAGTTTGTCTTGCACTTGCCACCTCTTCATAGAAAGCAAACAATATGAACTTTGAGCCCAATTTAAGGACAGGTTGCCAGGTTCAGGTAAAGGCTGGGTTAATTCCAGCAAAATATTTCATTAAACTTTGAGGCTCTCCGTTGTTACACGGAAGCGGTTGGCTTTGATTAGGCGGGATTTTAATTTAGGCTTTCAAAAAGGGATTTAATTTCAATGCCACTGGGCTCTGTTGGCTGCTATGGGGTCAATTCCTGACCGCGAAGACAGCTCGGATCAGGTTAAACCCGGAAAGCATGGGATCCCGTTTCCAGCTCTCCCAATCCATTCAGGCACTCAGGTGGTCAAGCCAGGGCCGAATCCTAACCCCCGACGGATCCAGCCAATGGGTGGGTGATGTGTGCTACGAAGAGGTGAAGGAGGTGGCCGCTGCCATTACGCCTGTGCCGGGAGGTGTAGGGCCAATGACGGTGACAATGCTGCTCCACAACACCCTCGAAAGTTACCGCCTGCGGAATCGCCGAGGAAACGGTTGCATCCTGTGAGCAAACCCTTCCCATTCCCAGGGGATCGGCTGGTAAAAGGGATCCCCATGGGATCCCCATGGGGAGATGAGACTAAACAGACTTTG
Above is a window of Thermostichus vulcanus str. 'Rupite' DNA encoding:
- a CDS encoding RNA-guided endonuclease InsQ/TnpB family protein, whose product is MRTAYQYRLRLTPQQQATIDEWIELCRRQYNYRLAERFHWYEQNRCDINACPLVCHLPELKDRPDFYSQKRDLRHSKTLFPEYKDLPSHTLQDVIARVEKAFERWLSGDRNGKRSGKPRFKGQGRYRSITFPDPVKPEHINGRFIQLPKIGKLKMILHRPIPDGFKIKTATILRKVDGYYITLSLQDDAVPVLTADAPNLKNTIGIDMGLKAFWVDDSGKEEPIPQYYRQAEKKLKRLQRSLSRKKKGSNRRKKAIKRLAKAHLKVSNQRKDFHYKTAKKLLSQGKHIAHEKLNVKGIARTRMAKSTHDAGWGQFLRILSVKAANAGLMTMAVNPNGTTQNCSGCGQKVAKEIHDRWHSCPHCGLELDRDHNAAINIKYLAVGHPVNDPPGRPEDDDPPGRPEDDDPPGRPEDDKAQETPVAVAGVTEKPALYP
- the pdxA gene encoding 4-hydroxythreonine-4-phosphate dehydrogenase PdxA, which produces MLPAAPPPNLALTLGDPLGIGPEIILKALAEPEVQACGQVTVVGNRQVLEATYQALKQRTSTPLADPAHLAIWECDTDFRLRPSDLGRGNPDSGAASFVYLKTAIEQTLLGRFQAIVTAPIAKYLWHQAGYPFPGQTEVLAQLSHSEHYGMLFVARSPFSHWQLRVLLATTHIPLRKVPEMLTPDLLQAKLDLLAGSLHQTFGIVDPVIAVAGLNPHAGEQGQLGEEEQQWLTPLLQAYPKARTWGPLPPDTMWLAPAQAWYGPGSTAVADAYVALYHDQGLIPIKMLAFDRAVNMTIGLPFIRTSPDHGTAFDIAGKGVARADSLKQAIELAAELSGFQLMGSSDE